From the Campylobacter sp. RM16189 genome, the window AGAGGATACGCCCGATACTATAAAAGGGTTTAGGTTTATTAGGGCGTATAAATTTTCAATAGGAATAGAAGAGCTTGAGAATATAGAAGCAAGGGATGAATCTTTAGTTAAGATATCCAAGCTTAATGAATTTTCGGCTGCATTATCAACCCCTAGCTTTTTAAATTCTTCATTTAATTTTTCATAACCTTTGCCTTTATGAATAAGTGCTGTAGATAAATATGCAAGTGTTAACTCTTTATAAGTTATATTAGAGTTAAAATGTTTTAAGATGTCATTTTGCTCTTTTATGGCTTGGTTTAGTGTGGTTATGCTGTGACCGGCAAGAAAATTATACCCCATATTTTTTACCAAAAATCTGGATAAAATATCCAAGATGACCACCAACGATGTTTGTTGTAAAATTTGAAAGAATATCACCGTTTCAAGCACCTTCGTCTTGGTAAGATATGTTGTAGATGTTGCTTTTAGCAAAGTCTTTCATAATTTCAGAATATATTTCATACTCTTGGTAGTTTAAAAGATTAGCCCCAAAAGGATTGTAAGTATACCCTCTAATACCAAATTCCAATCCCAGCTGAGCAGTTAATATACCACCTAAACTATGTCCCGTTAGAGTTAATTTAGACTTGTCGATGTTAAAGTTAGATATAGATTCATTCAAAAACTTAACCGCATCATAATA encodes:
- a CDS encoding DUF2974 domain-containing protein, yielding MSNSIEKVTKYGELSELIYENQKKGLTDDKNYEVLSISENKGTGFYATLYKDLKTKEYVLAFRGTNEIKDAKSWYGEKTPQYYDAVKFLNESISNFNIDKSKLTLTGHSLGGILTAQLGLEFGIRGYTYNPFGANLLNYQEYEIYSEIMKDFAKSNIYNISYQDEGA